From the genome of Salarias fasciatus chromosome 22, fSalaFa1.1, whole genome shotgun sequence:
aatttcagccgtttctgCAGTTTAGAATGGGAGTGTACTGGAGAGGCTCTATTCAAACCGAATAATCCTCTTTCATCTCTgaggccacatttctggctcagtTTTCCCAAATTATACATCAAACGTAGGTattttccttgtgattctcCCAAAATGTAAATTTTCTCTCATCTCAAACAGTTCCCTCTCCAGATGCAtctgtttgaggagagtgcagaattttctgaTGCTCACAGTCAAagcatttaaatttaaacataCAGACaccattaaaatatgaaaattttTCCGTTTTTGTCCTCtgtccagatgtgaaaacctcatttaaatatctttaaccacatttaaactgtgagcttcAAAGTGAGgtgagaatttcagccgtttctgCAGTTTAGAATGGGAGTGTGCTGGAGAGGCTCTATTCAAACCGAATAATCCTCTTTCATCTCTgaggccacatttctggctcagtTTTCCCAAATTATACATCAAAACGTAGGTattttccttgtgattctcCCAAAATGTAAATTTTCTCTCTATCTCAAACAGTTCCCTCTCCAGATGCAtctgtttgaggagagtgcagaattttctgaTGCTCACAGTCAAAGCATTTAAATTTGACCTCTCAGTTCTGGAGAAACGCCTTTTGTTCAACCATGCAAACTgggtgaaaaactgctgattcactgtcatggctgctgagagcagctggtctccatggcaacagacacacctgctgagtgcagctggtctccatggcaacagacacacctgctgagtgcagctggtctccatggcaacagacacacctgctgagtctctgtcatggctgatctcagctcagagctcacagtgaatatggcggggttacacacacacacacacacacacacacacacacacacacacacacacacacaccacacacacacacacacacacagattactgTTGGTAAAAAGTAATATTTCCTCTGGAACCTTCCAGTTTTCCAGAACAGTTTCTGTTTTATCGTCTAATGACTGAATTGTTGGTGCAGAAACtgcttctggtgtaaaatataGATCTCAGGATGGTTTTAGTGCGGCGCAGTGTGACGCGTTGCCAGgttgatgacctctgacccttcaGTCCTGTCGTCTGGACGAGGCTTCAGGCGTCTAACAGAAACGACTGTGTGGTTTCCAGAGATTCAGAAGCTGACCTACATCTACACGGCTCTGTCCAAACCGGTGGCGCTGCCGGGCATCCACGAGTTCACGGCCATGGGTCGACTGAACGACAAGATGATCGACTACTTTGACAGCAGCAACCAGCAGAAGGTCCCCAAGCAGGACTGGATGAAGGACAGGCTCCCGCCCGACTACTGGGATAAGGGGACGCAGTCCCGGAAGAGCAAGCAGCAGTGGTTCAAGGTCAACATCGACATCCTGATGAAGAGAATGAACCAGAGCGAGAACGGTAAGCTCCGTCTCGTCTCCGTCTCGCTGTCCTCAAAACGAGAAACCAAACCTACGCTCACTTGCTTGCCGTCTTCCCTCAGACGTCCACGTCCTGCAGTGGTTACACGGCTGCGAAGGCGAGCCGCAGGACGACGGCTCGCTGAAGTTCGTCCGCGGCGTTGACATGTACAACTACGACGGGGACGACTTCCTGTCCTTCGATGACGAGCACCAGGTGTGGGTGGCCCCCATCGCGGCGGCCGAGCCCACCAAGAGGAAGTGGGACAACGTGCCGGTGCTGAAGGAGTACACCAAGGGCTACCTGGAGAAGGAGTGCATGGACTGGCTGTCCAAGTTCGTCACGTACGGagagaaacagctgaaagaagCCAGTAAGTGACGTCCAGGTCGTCTGTTCTTCAGCCAGGCAGGGAACGTACCGCAAAGACTCTTATTTAATAACCCGACAGGTTTACGCTAAGAATCTGCTACAGTGACGCCAAAATCCTCCAGAGTCCAAACCAGACCTCACCACTGGTGTGCATTGATCACAGGGTCTTAAGTCCTTTGTATGCTTCTGCGTCGCAGCAACGCAGAACCTGCGCCATCGACGCATACCCTACGCTAGGGCTTAACGCGCACCTTCCAAAAATCCTAACCACGCGTCGTGTCGAcacgtggtgacgtgaacgtcgagggctgtgattggtccactcAGAATGTAGTTTCCGGGTCTTTACGTCATACCCGTTCTCGTCGTCGACTGGTTTAATGGTCGGACAGACCACCTCCGCAAACGTCTCCTGCATCGCCTGCGCAACAATTGGAGTAACATTATCTGTTGTTCCACATTGATGAGCTCCAGCTCCAAACACAGCTGCTCTGTTGCCATTGTTGCCTCTGACTGACCGGGAGAGGAACAGCAGACCCGCGAAGAGCCAcccacaaataaacaaacaccgCCACGCCcgcctagcggcttggcggtgaaattgcagaggagggtgtttccttgacgcagaagcaagatatgttctgTGATGGCGTAGGGTATCTGGCGTAGGTGCGGCGTCGTAGTGACGGAGAACCGTAAATCAGGCTTAAGTTGTACCTGCCTTACAGGTGTGTCTCGGAAActagggttgcaccgataccattttttggtAACCGATACCTAGGCCTGTCACGATagtaaataaatcaattaatcgcacgataaaaaaaaaaattaggtcGGTAAGTTTTCCAGGCTcgataaatgtacattttccaAAGACACTCGAAACGTCTCATACAGACTCCTTTCGGCTCTGTAGTGTAATGAGGATGATGCACCAAAATTCGGCCACCGAAATTTTTCGgccgaaaatgactcaaaagtgtattttcggctttcagctgaaagaaaaaaaccgaAACAACACGGCCGAAAATAATTGGTGATGACGTGGCGGTAATGCTAaggcaaaccttttaatgcctcatgtctgctgtattaatgcctcaaatcaggttttaaaatttatttaactttttacagctcatttgcgcagcgtcacctctcacactccgcgcactcgtttccctgataaacacgcacacacacaccaacacacacaaaatagttgtgttattaaccgtcaataataatcaagaacatattaaaatttgtaaaataagcccccccccccccccccaccgtccagtcctcaccctgctcatttgattctgggactgcaggctccacaggacaaaggtatttatttagaaatatgtctgttctaaaattaatttttggaaacaaaaacacttggtttgctgttctttgatggaggatatgatattttacctgaatctgtaactggcccTCTGGAGATCTGCAGTGCtctgctgtcaactaccgtgttcactgttgtgttgagatttattgcattagtttatttattttttacaccattttatgttgttattatttagttgtaaactgacagcagcctgcagtaattctctataaccggaggtgacgcgtgagcgcttccatgcaggttctgctggactgtaaaGCAGCTGGAGGTTGATCcggcatttttggggcaggattacatttgtttcgctgtttgtcccgcggctgttctgactctgattcagaactttcctcctcttcactccagtcaagatcgctgatgtccgacacgtctccgccatccgactcccccttactgacctcctgtatctttgctaaagcttcttccaccttatatctcttatttatgcctctttttattgtctttcttttgggatttggttgatatttttggccgtctgtctgatcgtctgctgtcagagctagctccctgttcagatgcggcatatgaaccaaaacaaagcaatcgcagaaaaaaagccccgcgaagtgtgtctttttttatcagctgTCTGTGAGAccgctgttggcctttggaggtataaatgctttgtaatattatgtgtgtcattgttagggccttatttgcttcagaaaaacagtttcctcatttttcgGTTTCGGTTTTGCCAATAATTTTCATTTCGGTGCATCCCTAATTGttgcattaattaaaaaattgcaaaaacaaaaaaaaaggcaatattATCGTTTATCGCAATAAATTCTGGGACAATTAATCGTCCAGCAAAATTTGTTATCGTGACAGGCCTACCGATACCCTGCCGATACCACGCTGATTGAAAAAGAACTGAATAGAAGAGCAGTTTTTCTTCTAATTGTGAAGAACGGTCACGTCCTCTGCCTCAGCCACCATGTGGAggcagtgttgctgtttttaaacACTGTTGCTGCACAGCCAGCTGATTTTCTCCCCATTTACTACATACTGTATTTTTTGGGCCACAAGATGCACCAGAATATGATAATGTAACGTCCAGCAGCATGAAGGGAAGATGAGTTGGATTCTTAATGCTAGTTTATTAAGCTTCAGAACTTACTGTGGTTGTAACCACGGCAACACagcaaaacatccatccatccatccatccatccatccatccatccatccaccacttATCCAGACTGGGtctcaacaacagaaaaaacagctgagagacagcTCTCTAGTTTTACCAACATGTGAACACATGCTGGcttcctggccccgccccctgctccctcccagccACTCAGGCACAGCGGTTGCATTCAGGTTACTTGAAACATAGGAATCACAGAACTCAATATAccggttaaaaaagaaagaactacATCAAAGATGCTACAAAAGTAAGTCCGTAATTAATAATGAGGCGAATTAAGCAACGCCAGTGTGGGATCCGcctcctctgttgtttttttctgcagcttgtgTTCCAGTGGCTGCACTACGGCCTCTTAATGTTACCATCGACCACACTGCAGGCTCCTGACTGCCGCGGCTGAGCGGTTCATACAGAAAGCGTAGCGAAGAGGATGTGGAACgataggggtgggcgatatggcaaaaatgtcatatcacagatttttttcaattaatatcacgatcacgattttatcacaattcttttttatattgatttttccaGACTAattttgcaagtttgaccattttttccccccatgttaaacatataaaacgtataaaatgtatttaaacatgtaaaaccctaaaagaaaaagaaacacaatttaagctaaagaaactggctttatggctcatcatcccattaaatcaaGACGTTCCACTAGTTATCAGACTACAGGgtcgtttcagctgttaacttgatggtaggttcactaagtgtcttttcacattctGTGACTTGTTGTATataaatccctcatgctagcttgtgaactgctggcggtagctcgctagctagcattagcatcggtgctagcttGAGCGTCTCtcccctccagcttgttggggtgtttctatggcggctgatctctGCCTCcctactgctgctgtaaaccagctctgcctgacccagcctcctcccagcctccacccagcctccacccagcctcctcccagcctccacccagctccacccagcctccacccagcctccacccagcctcctcccgcctcctcccagcctcctcccagcctccacccagcctccacccagcctcctcccagcctcctcccagcctccaccagcctccacccagcccacccagcctcctcccagcctccacccagcctcctcccagcctccaccccagcctccacccagcctccacccagcctcctcccagcctccacccagcctcctcccagcctccacccagcctccacccagcctccacccagcctccacccagcctcctcccagcctccacccagccacccagcctccacccagcctcctcccagcctccccccagcctcctcccagcctccacccagcctcctcccagcctccacccagcctccccccagcctcctcccagcctccacccagcctccccccagcctcctcccagcctccacccagcctcctcccagcctccacccagcctccacccagcctcctcccagcctccacccagcctccaccagcctccacccagcctccacccagcctcctcccagcctcctcccagcctcctcccagcctccaccagcctccacccagcctcctcccagcctcctcccagcctccaccctgcctccacccagcctccacccagcctcctcccagcctccacccagcctcctcccagcctccacccagcctccacccagcagcagctccaggcagagaagctccacagcgctccgctccttGTTAGCTGCCTTCACGGCCCCGAACACAGCGCTGGCTGTGGCTgcggtttttttggggggtttttaatcatcgttaatgttgctccgcaCGTATTtattatgtatgtggataactgcactagagAGAACatttagttgatattatctgaagctttcaggtaacatcatcactccaaaaaatattataggTGAAAAAACGAGAACGTGCCGACAGTTCAACGATCtctctgatttatgagatcgtcccgacattataatccttaacgatcttatatcgtcatatcgcacacccctatGTAACGATGCTGATtgattaaaatagcaacgtatttacTGCGGACGGCAGAGCGGAACGACACACATTATGTGGAATGTCGTAGTCAGCCTGGACCTGTACCTCCAGTCAGCTCCTGTTACCCGCCTCAGCTGCTCGCCGCTCCGCTGGACCTGCTCCTGGAGCCCGGCGGCTTTCCTCACTTCACCGGGAAACTCGGTtaaactccagactcagtctgctcctgctGGAGACCAGCTTCATCTCGCAAAGACTCATGATGCTAATAAAACTCCTGTTCTGCTCTTCAGACTCAGATCCAGGCTCTGTAACAAGACCTGATCCTCACTGGGATGTAAAATCACTGCTATCATTCACTGAAAAACAGATCACACAGCGTGAATGTTGAAGAATGAATTCACACGGCGGTGCGTTCAAGTGCAATATGAAAGTCAGTCAATGGCATCGGCGTGTTATTTGtgagtactcaccgataccaaTACCAGCGTTTTAGTGcggtatcggtgcaaccctaTCGGAAACGACCTCACAGTGTGATCCACATCACGATGTTTCATATAGTTCAGAGAGAAAGTCCAGGTAGAGACGATACAAGCTGCAGTAGACCTTCAACAGATGGTATGGACCATTCAGAGTAATAGAGTACTGTTTGATTGTAAATGTCCCAAAATCACTGTTCTTCTTTTCCCTGAAGAACTTAGTGAAGCTTTATTTCctgcagtggaaaaacaaactcacagtgactgaaacaCGAGGGATGTAGTTCCCTGAATCCACTGGAACATGAGGGATGTAGTTCCCTGAATCCACTGGAACATGAGGGATCTAGTTCTCTGAATCCACTGGAACATGAGGGATCTAGTTCCCTGAATCCACTGGAACATGAGGGATCTAGTTCCCTGAATCCACTGGAACATGAGGGATCTAGTTCCCTGAATCCACTGGAACATGAGGGATCTAGTTCCCTGAATCCACTGGAACATGAGGGATCTAGTTCCCTGAATCCACTGGAACATGAGGGATCTAGTTCCCCGAGTCGTCGATGGTCAGATTGCGTCACTCTGAAACGTTTCCGTCCCCAGAACCTCCCCAGGTGTTCGTGTACGCCACCCCGTCAAGAAGCGGACAACTGGTTCTGAGGTGCATGGCCACCGGGTTCTATCCCAAAGACATCTTCCTGCAGATCAAGAGGAACGGACGCGTCCTGGAACCGGCCGACGGCTTGGAGACCACCGGCGTCCGTCCCAACGAAGACGACACCTTCCAGAGGAGGGACTGGGTGGAGATTCTAAAGTCCGACCAGTCTGATTACACCTGTCAAGTCTTCCATGAAGCATCGAGTTTCTACATCGAGGAGTCTTGGGGTAGGAGCCATTAGTCTGAGtccagaaacaggaagtgaattcAAAACCTGCTGACGTTAGTATGATGAAATTTCACAGACATCCAAAATTCCAAGCCGTCTTTGAACGCCTCAAGACTGCTAGCTGATAGCACAACAGCTAACGCTGTCGTTCCTATCGTAGCAGGCGGGGCTAAGAAGGTCACACATTTCTATTGGCTGTGGAGTGAAGACACGCCCCCTCGTGCTCTGAAAGGAGTTTATTAATGATCCCTTCCGTCAGTTTACTGTATTTTGAAGATTATTGGAGTTTTCTGAGGCCAATCAACAGCTAGCTCGTAGACGAGATGAAGaactggaaatgtgtttttgtttggagtTCTCAGGAGAGAATTCATGAGGATGTTCTGTGTTCCAGATCGCAAGATTGACGAGTCGAATGAAACGCCTGATGATTCCTCCACCGGGGTGATTGTCGGGGCCGTGGTCGGGATCCTGGTCGTGGTCGGGTTCATCGCTG
Proteins encoded in this window:
- the LOC115409192 gene encoding H-2 class I histocompatibility antigen, Q10 alpha chain-like isoform X3, with translation MSPLFLLVLLGTAVAVNCEIQKLTYIYTALSKPVALPGIHEFTAMGRLNDKMIDYFDSSNQQKVPKQDWMKDRLPPDYWDKGTQSRKSKQQWFKVNIDILMKRMNQSENDVHVLQWLHGCEGEPQDDGSLKFVRGVDMYNYDGDDFLSFDDEHQVWVAPIAAAEPTKRKWDNVPVLKEYTKGYLEKECMDWLSKFVTYGEKQLKEAKPPQVFVYATPSRSGQLVLRCMATGFYPKDIFLQIKRNGRVLEPADGLETTGVRPNEDDTFQRRDWVEILKSDQSDYTCQVFHEASSFYIEESWDRKIDESNETPDDSSTGVIVGAVVGILVVVGFIAVLLGVLCKKGILTPPCGGREGTDSAARIPPGSVGQPLMNVSAGVPKTEVPNGTNGATVSVPLMTGSQGSVGGGSDSGVTSNHSSNSSRDNDNQSGRSQ